GACCTCCAGCAGTGCCTCGTCCGCGGCGACCTCGTCGCCGACTGCCTTGAGCCAGTTGGTGACGGTGCCCTCGGTGACCGACTCGCCGAGCTCGGGCATCACCACGTCGGTGCCCTGCGCGGAGCCACCGCCCTTGGTCGATTCCGCCGACGGCTTCTCGGCCGGGGCCTCGGCTTCCGTGGACGGTGCCTCGTCGGCCTGTTCCGGCTCGCCGGCGTCGGTGGGCTCGTCGCCGCCCGCGGAAGCGGCCGAATCCTCGCCGCCACCGGACTCGGCCGGTGCCTCTTCACCGGCGTCGCCGATCAGGGCCAGCTCGCCGCCGACCTCGACCACATCGTCTTCCTGCGCGACGATCTTCGTCAGCACACCCGAAGTGGGGGCGGGGATCTCGGTGTCCACCTTGTCCGTGGACACTTCGAGCAACGGCTCGTCGGCCTCGACGGTGTCGCCCTCCTCCTTCAGCCACCGAGTGACTGTCCCTTCGGTGACACTTTCACCCAGGGCGGGCATCTGGACGGAGAAGGCCATCGTTGTTGACTCCTGAACTCGACGTGTGGTCACTAGGTCTGCGCGCCGCGGTGTGTGCGCCGTCGGTGCACGGAGACGGGCTGTGGCGGGTGAGCCGTCCGTCCCCGAATCACCCTACCCGGCTCGCGTCACACAGACGTGGTGTGCCCGGACATTTGATGCGTGCCTCACGCTCGGTCCGTCGGCGGCGCTCAGCCCTGCGCCGCGATGTCCTCGAGCACCCGGGCGATGGTCCGGACGGGGACGCCGGTGCCGCCCTTGGGGGTGTACCCCCACGGGCCGCCGGTGTTGAACGCCGGACCGGCGATGTCGATGTGCGCCCAGGCCACCGATGCGGGCACGAACTCCTTGAGGAACAGTCCCGCCGACAGCATCCCGCCGTTGCGGTGATTGGTCACGTTCGCCAGATCGGCGACCCGCGACTTGAGGTCGCCACGCAGCTCCGCGGGCAACGGCATCGCCCACGCGTTCTCGCCGACCTCACGGGACAGCGCCGCGACCCGATCACGGAAGTCGTCGGTGCCCATCACGCCCGGGGTGCGCGCCCCCAGCGCCACCATCTGCGCACCGGTCAGGGTGGCGGTGTCGATGAGGTAATCGGGTTCGTCCTCGCACGCGCGCACGATGGCGTCGGCGAGGATGAGACGTCCCTCGGCGTCGGTGTTGAGGACCTCGACGGTGATGCCGCCGTACTGGGTGAGCACGTCGCCGGGCCGCTGCGCGGTGCCCGACGGCATGTTCTCCGCCATCGGGACGGTCGCCGTGACCGACACGTCGAGGTCGAGTCGCGCGGCCAGGATGACGGCGCCGATGACGGCGGCCGCACCACCCATGTCCGACGTCATGTGATCCATGTTCGCGGCCGGCTTGATCGAGATGCCGCCGGTGTCGAACGTGATGCCCTTGCCGACCAGGGCCACCTTCTTGGCGTCCTTCTTGCCGGTGTGGGTCAGGCGCACCAGCCGGGGCAGTCGCGACGATCCCTTGCCGACACCGATGATGCCGCCGTATCCGGCCTTCTCGAGCGCCTGATCGTCGAGCACCTCGACCTTGAGGCCTGCCGCGCTGCCGAGATGGCGGGCCCGCTCGGCGAACTCCTCGGGATAGAGGTGACTCGGCGGCGTGTTCACGAAGTCGCGGGCGATCGCGACCGAGTCGGCCACCGCGACGGCATGTGCGAGATCGGCCTTGGCCGCCTTGCCCTTGTCCTCGACGAGCAGGGTCAGTCGGGCCACCGGTGCCTTCTTGGGTCGCGTCTTGTCGGACCGGAAGGTGTCGAATCGGTACGCGCCCAGGAAGAATCCCTCTGCGGTGGCACCGAGGTCCACCGACGACAGGGTCGTTGCGGCCTGCTCGAGGCCGTCGAGTTCACGCGCGGCGACGCCGGCGGCCTGACGCAGCTGATCGGCGTCGTCGAGGTTGTCCGCGGTGCCGAGTCCGACCGCGACCACCAGGTCGACGCCGAGACCGTCGGGCCCGGGCAGGCGGGTGATCTCACCGTGCGATCCGTTCGCGCCCAGTCGGCGGACCGCCGATGCGATCTGGTCGGCCTGCGCGTCGTCGAGGATTCCGTCCCCGATCGCCAGCGTCGGCTCGGTGGCCGTGGCTTCGCCGTCGGTGCCCTCGTCGCCGTTCTCGGCCTTGATCAGTCCGATCACCAGGGCTTTGTCGCCCTTCCCGAGGGTGGTCGCCAACTCCAGTTCCGGACCGCGCACGCGGTCGACAGTCTCGTTCTTGGTCACGGCACAACTCTGCCACAGCGTCGTGCGCCCTCGCCGGAATGCTTCCCAGTACCGTGGACGACCATGAGTGAACTCCTCGCCGGTCCGATCGCCGATCGCCATGTCGCACTCGGTGCGACCTTCGCCGAGTTCGGCGGTTGGGACATGCCCGTCTCGTACGCGGGTACCGTCGCCGAGCACACCGCGGTCCGCGAGGCGGTGGGCATCTTCGACGTGAGTCATCTGGGCAAGGCCCTCGTCTCGGGGCCGGGCGCGGCCGCGTTCGTGAACCGCACGCTGACCAACGACCTCGGCAAGATCGCGCCCGGAAAGGCGCAGTACACGTTGTGCTGCAACGATTCCGGTGGTGTCATCGACGACCTGATCACCTATCTGGTCGGCGACGACGAGGTGTTCCTGGTGCCGAACGCGGCCAACACTGCGACGGTCGTGTCCCGGTTGCAGGAGGTGGCGCCGGACGGGGTGACGGTGACCGACCAGCACCGGGAGTTCGCGGTGTTCGCCGTGCAGGGGCCCAAGGCGCCGGAGGCGCTCGCGGCGCTCGGCCTGCCGACGGAGATGGAATACATGGCGTTCGACGATGCCGAGGTGGCCACCGCCGCGGGTTCGTTGCCCGTCCGGGTCTGCCGCACCGGGTACACGGGGGAGCGGGGCTACGAGATCCTCCCGCGGTGGTCGGATGCCGGACCAGTTTTCGACGCGCTGCTCGAGGCGGTCACCGACCTCGGTGGGCAGGCGGCGGGACTCGGCGCGCGCGACACCCTGCGCACCGAGATGGGTTACGCGCTGCACGGTCATGAACTGAGCACCGACATCACCCCGGTCCAGGCCCGGACCGGCTGGGCGGTCGGTTGGCGCAAGCCCGAGTTCTTCGGCCGGGATGCGCTCGTCGCGGAGAAGGCCGACGGCCCGGCCCGCCGCCTGTACGGCCTGCGGGCCACCGGTCGCGGCGTGCCACGGGCCGACTGCGCGGTTCTCGCCGGACCCGGCGGTGCATCGATCGGCACCTGCACCTCCGGCACCTTCTCGCCGACGCTCAAGCAGGGCATCGCGCTCGCCCTGATCTCCACCGACGCGGGCGTCGCGGTGGGTGACGAGGTCGTGGTCGACGTGCGCGGGCGCGATCTGATCTGTGAGGTCGTCACACCGCCGTTCGTGCCGTCACACGTGTAGGACAGGTGTGGGAATCGCCTGACCGGGCGGAAACGGGTTTGCGGTCCGGCGGTACGATTGGCCAATGACCTTGCAGTTCACGCGTACCGAGCATCCCCACCCGGTGTCGGAGAATCGTCGTGCGGACATTCTCGCCGCACCCGGATTCGGCAAGTTCTTCACCGACAACATGGTGATGATCGACTACGACGCGGACCGGGGTTGGCACAACGCGCAGGTACGCCCGTACGGCCCCATCGCGCTGGACCCGTCGGCGATGGTGCTGCACTACGGCCAGGAGGTGTTCGAGGGCCTCAAGGCCTACCGGCAGCCGGACGGCTCGATCGCCGCGTTCCGGCCCGAGGCCAACGGGCTGCGCCTGCAGCGGTCCGCCGAGCGTCTCGCCATGCCGCCGCTGCCCGTCGACGACTTCATCGCCTCACTGCGGGTGCTGCTCGACGCCGACAACGAGTGGGTTCCCGCCGCCGGCGGAGAGGAAGCGCTCTATCTGCGGCCGTTCATGTTCGCCTCGCAGGCGGGCCTCGGCGTCAACGCCCCCTCCAACTCCTACATCTACTCCGTGATCGCCTCGCCCGCAGGCGCGTACTTCTCCGGCGGCATCAAGCCGGTCAGCGTCTGGCTGTCCACCGAGTACGTGCGGGCGGCGCCCGGCGGCACAGGCTTCGCCAAGTGCGGTGGCAATTACGCGGCCGCATTCCTGGCCCAGGCGCAGGCCACCCAGCACGGGTGCGATCAGGTCGTGTGGCTTGACGCGATCGAACGGCGCTACATCGAGGAGATGGGCGGGATGAACCTGTTCTTCGTCTTCGGGTCCGGCGCGGACGCGCGTCTGGTCACCCCCGAACTGAGCGGTTCGTTGCTACCGGGGATCACCCGGGAGTCGTTGCTGCAGTTGGCAACCGACGCCGGGTTCGCCGTCGAGGAACGTCGCATCAGCACCGAGGAACTCCGCAAGGGTGTCGCGTCGGGCGACATCACCGAGGTGTTCGCGTGCGGCACCGCCGCGGTGATCACGCCGGTCGGCCGGGTCAAGGGCGACACCGAGGACTATGTGATCGGCGACGGCACCGCCGGGGAGGTCACGCAGGCACTGCGCGACACCCTCACCGGTATCCAGCGCGGTACGTTCGCCGACACCCACGGATGGATGACAGAGCTCTACCGTCGCTGACCGGAGGTGACCGTCGGTGGTGACCGGTCCGCTCAGATGAGCAGGCCGATCACCGAGACCGTCACTCCCAGTTCGATTCCGGCGCCCAGGACGTCGCCGGTGAGGCCACCGATCCGGCGGGCGCAGTGCGCTGTGAACCACCACCCGGCACCGATCACGGCAGCGACCACGATCATGGCCTGGATCGCCTCGGGCACCGACAAACCGTCGGGACCCCAACCCACGGCGAGTGCGCCGAGCATCGCGACGGCGCCCCACACGACGATCGACGTGCGCTGGGAGTCGGCGACGAGTGCGCCGAAGCCCTCCGGATGTGCGGCCGGCAGCCCGCGCCGTGAGCCGATCACGGCGACGATACGGCCGAGTGCGACGGCGAAACCGATCTCGTACCAACGATGTCCGGCGGCCAGCGTGCCGAAGCCGATGGTCTGCACGATCATCACCGCGACCACCGTGGCCACCCCGAACGGCCCGGCGGGGCCACCACGCATCACCTCGGCCACCCGCTCGGGTGGTCCGTAGCAGCCGAGTCCGTCGGCGGTGTCGGACAGACCGTCGATGTGCATGCCACGCGTTCCCAGTGCGAGCGCGACGACCACCAGGATGCCGATCATCGCAGGCGGCAGGTCGGTCGGTGACAACACGGCGGCGAGTCCCGCCGCCATCGCCCCGAGGATCGCGCCGACCACCGGCACCGCGCTCATCACCGCGGCACCGACCTCACGGTCCATCGCCGCGCGCGGCTGGGGGAGCGGCATCACCGTCAGCCAGCTCAGCGCCACGTGGACAGCCCGGACCGGCGACGGCATCTGTCGGAGTCTCAGGTGGCCGCGGTGGTGACGACGCCCGCCGGCTCGGCGTCGCGGTCGGACACCCCGGCCTCGTCGAACGTGGCCATCGAGGTCAGGATGTCCACCGACGACGCCACGATGGGCAACGCGGCGAGCGCCCCGCTGCCCTCGCCCAGCCGCATCGACAGATCGAGCACCGGATCGAGGTCGAGGTGCTCGAGCGCGATGGTGTGGGCAGGCTCGACAGACCGGTGGCCGGCGAGCCACCAGCGCACGGCCCCCGGGGCGAGTTCGTTGGCCACCATCGCGGCGGCCGTGACGACCATGCCGTCGAGGATGACCGGCGTCCGCCGCACCGCCGCCTGCGCGAGGAACCCGGCGAGTGCGGTCAGGTCGGCGCCGGCCACGGCGGCGAGGAGGGAGAGCGGGTCGTGCACGTGCCGACGCGCCCGGCGCATGCCGTCGCGGATCGCGGCGGTCTTACGGATCCACCCGGCGTCGTCGATACCCGTTCCGCGACCGACGATCTCGACCGGCTCACGGCGGGTCAGCGCGCCGATCAGCACGGTCGCCGGCGTGGTGTTGCCGATACCCATCTCGCCGCCGATCAAGAGGTCGGCGCCGGAGTCGACCAACTGGTCGGCGATCGCCCGTCCGGCGGCGAGTGCCTCCCGTGCCTCGGCGAGCGTGAGTGCGTCGGTGACCCGCAGGTCCCCGCTGCCACGCCGGACCTTGTACCCGGAGATCTCGGGTGCGGTGTCGGCGTCGACCGACATGTCCACGACCCGGACCGTCGCACCCGCGCGGCGGGCGAGCACGTTGACCGCGGCGCCACCGGACGCGATGTTGGCGACCATCTGCGCCGTCACCTCCGGTGGGAAGGCCGACACACCTGATCGCGCCACGCCGTGGTCGCCGGCGAACACGACCACGGTCGGTGCGGTCAGC
This sequence is a window from Gordonia insulae. Protein-coding genes within it:
- a CDS encoding leucyl aminopeptidase — protein: MTKNETVDRVRGPELELATTLGKGDKALVIGLIKAENGDEGTDGEATATEPTLAIGDGILDDAQADQIASAVRRLGANGSHGEITRLPGPDGLGVDLVVAVGLGTADNLDDADQLRQAAGVAARELDGLEQAATTLSSVDLGATAEGFFLGAYRFDTFRSDKTRPKKAPVARLTLLVEDKGKAAKADLAHAVAVADSVAIARDFVNTPPSHLYPEEFAERARHLGSAAGLKVEVLDDQALEKAGYGGIIGVGKGSSRLPRLVRLTHTGKKDAKKVALVGKGITFDTGGISIKPAANMDHMTSDMGGAAAVIGAVILAARLDLDVSVTATVPMAENMPSGTAQRPGDVLTQYGGITVEVLNTDAEGRLILADAIVRACEDEPDYLIDTATLTGAQMVALGARTPGVMGTDDFRDRVAALSREVGENAWAMPLPAELRGDLKSRVADLANVTNHRNGGMLSAGLFLKEFVPASVAWAHIDIAGPAFNTGGPWGYTPKGGTGVPVRTIARVLEDIAAQG
- the cobT gene encoding nicotinate-nucleotide--dimethylbenzimidazole phosphoribosyltransferase; the encoded protein is MVSRGEPTRTLVLGGVRSGKSGHGESLLRDHARVRYVATGPTRSSDADWVARVAAHRDRRDDRYTTVETIDVAGALRAEPQTPTLVDDLGNWLAAQLDAVGGWDDDAVDIDDVRSGLCRAIADVTGDLVIISPEVGLSLVPPTPAGRRFQDELGVLNEAVAAVCDRVVLIVAGRVVELPAPPTRAAAPTAAAAPAAAAVAAEAPAPTPTAPGSAPAATFDGPVDPTDAEIFDTIVPPDFGVASAARERQLTLTKPPGALGRLEDIGVWLSSCQGICPPRPLTAPTVVVFAGDHGVARSGVSAFPPEVTAQMVANIASGGAAVNVLARRAGATVRVVDMSVDADTAPEISGYKVRRGSGDLRVTDALTLAEAREALAAGRAIADQLVDSGADLLIGGEMGIGNTTPATVLIGALTRREPVEIVGRGTGIDDAGWIRKTAAIRDGMRRARRHVHDPLSLLAAVAGADLTALAGFLAQAAVRRTPVILDGMVVTAAAMVANELAPGAVRWWLAGHRSVEPAHTIALEHLDLDPVLDLSMRLGEGSGALAALPIVASSVDILTSMATFDEAGVSDRDAEPAGVVTTAAT
- a CDS encoding branched-chain amino acid aminotransferase, giving the protein MTLQFTRTEHPHPVSENRRADILAAPGFGKFFTDNMVMIDYDADRGWHNAQVRPYGPIALDPSAMVLHYGQEVFEGLKAYRQPDGSIAAFRPEANGLRLQRSAERLAMPPLPVDDFIASLRVLLDADNEWVPAAGGEEALYLRPFMFASQAGLGVNAPSNSYIYSVIASPAGAYFSGGIKPVSVWLSTEYVRAAPGGTGFAKCGGNYAAAFLAQAQATQHGCDQVVWLDAIERRYIEEMGGMNLFFVFGSGADARLVTPELSGSLLPGITRESLLQLATDAGFAVEERRISTEELRKGVASGDITEVFACGTAAVITPVGRVKGDTEDYVIGDGTAGEVTQALRDTLTGIQRGTFADTHGWMTELYRR
- a CDS encoding adenosylcobinamide-GDP ribazoletransferase, with product MPSPVRAVHVALSWLTVMPLPQPRAAMDREVGAAVMSAVPVVGAILGAMAAGLAAVLSPTDLPPAMIGILVVVALALGTRGMHIDGLSDTADGLGCYGPPERVAEVMRGGPAGPFGVATVVAVMIVQTIGFGTLAAGHRWYEIGFAVALGRIVAVIGSRRGLPAAHPEGFGALVADSQRTSIVVWGAVAMLGALAVGWGPDGLSVPEAIQAMIVVAAVIGAGWWFTAHCARRIGGLTGDVLGAGIELGVTVSVIGLLI
- the gcvT gene encoding glycine cleavage system aminomethyltransferase GcvT; the protein is MSELLAGPIADRHVALGATFAEFGGWDMPVSYAGTVAEHTAVREAVGIFDVSHLGKALVSGPGAAAFVNRTLTNDLGKIAPGKAQYTLCCNDSGGVIDDLITYLVGDDEVFLVPNAANTATVVSRLQEVAPDGVTVTDQHREFAVFAVQGPKAPEALAALGLPTEMEYMAFDDAEVATAAGSLPVRVCRTGYTGERGYEILPRWSDAGPVFDALLEAVTDLGGQAAGLGARDTLRTEMGYALHGHELSTDITPVQARTGWAVGWRKPEFFGRDALVAEKADGPARRLYGLRATGRGVPRADCAVLAGPGGASIGTCTSGTFSPTLKQGIALALISTDAGVAVGDEVVVDVRGRDLICEVVTPPFVPSHV